Sequence from the Leptotrichia trevisanii DSM 22070 genome:
AAAATTACAATAATCTTGAAGAAAAAATTATAGATAGCCCGATTTACAAAGAGCATGATAATGAATATTTAGTTGAGTGTATCGAAAACTTGCGAAAAAAAGGGATTAAATTGGAACTATAAAAGTTTTGATCGTTTTAACTACTACAACTCATTGTCCCACAAGGGAGACACGAGCCAATGATTCTTGTAATAATTTTTAGATAACAAAAACAGCTGTGAAAAGAGAATTATTTTAAAATCTTATTCAAAAATCCTCTGCAATATGATAAAATGTATTTAGATTTTTAAAGCTAGATTTAAAATTAAGTGTTAATAAATCTTTCTTTAAAACATAAAATATATATTGAAATGAAAGGAGATGTATGATTAAAAGAGTATCATTACTTATGTTATCAATTCTAATGATGATGACTGTTGCTGTGCAATCATACAGTAAAGAGTATAGGATGAAAGTGAAAATTATTACTGCAAAAGGTGATATTAATATTAATTTATTACCTGACAAATCGCCTGTAACTGTTGCTAATTTTGTAAATTTGGCAAAAAAAGGGTACTATAACGGATTAACATTTCATAGAGTTATTGAAAACTTTATGGCTCAAGGTGGAGATCCAAATGGAACAGGAACAGGAGGGCCGGGATACCAATTTGAAGATGAAGTTGATAATGGGCTGAACTTTTCTAAAGCTGGTAAACTGGCTATGGCAAATGCTGGGCCAGGAACAAATGGAAGCCAGTTTTTCATTACGACTGTGCCAACAGAATGGTTAAATGGAAATCATACTATTTTTGGAGAAGTTGTATCAGATACTGATTTGGCTGTTGTTAAAAAACTATCTAACGGAGATGTGATGACAAAAGTTATAGTTGAAGGTGACGTTGACGCTTTCTTAAAAACTCAGAAAAGTAGAGTTGACAGCTGGAATAAAACATTGAAGCAAAATTTTCCAAATAAATTTTAATTGAAGGGAAACAGGAAGATGACAAAAGAAAAAGTAGTTTTAGCGTATTCAGGTGGGCTTGATACGTCAATTATCATACCTTGGCTAAAAGAACATTATGATTTAGAAGTAATTGCGTGCTGTGTGGATGTTGGACAGGACGAAGATATGGAAGCTGTGAAAGTAAAAGCCATCGAATCTGGTGCTTCCAAAGTTTATGTAGAAGATAAAAAAGATGAATTTGTAAGAGATTATGCTTTCCGTGCCTTAAGAGCGGGGGCAGTTTATGAAAATAAATATTTATTAGGAACTTCATTTGCACGTCCTTTAATTTCTAAAGCGTTAGTAGATGTTGCCCATAAAGAAGGTGCAACATATATTTGTCACGGATGTACCGGGAAAGGAAATGATCAGGTTAGATTTGAAACTGGAGTATTTTCATTGGATCCGACATTAAAAATAATTGCACCTTGGAGAATCTGGGATATTTCCTCAAGAGAAGATGCAATTGACTACGCACAAAAAAAAGGTATAAAAATAAGTGTAACAAAAGAAAAAATTTATTCAAGAGATCAGAACTTATGGCATATTTCCCATGAAGGTGGAGATATTGAAGGCCTTGAGAATGAACATAAGGAAGATATTGTCTATATGATGACGACTCCTCCTGAAAAAGCACCAGATAAACCAACTTATGTAGATATTACATTCGAGCAGGGATGGCCTGTAAAAGTTGACGGAAAAGCATTGGAGCCAGTGGAATTATTAAGAAAATTAAATAAAGTTGCTGGAGAAAATGGTGTCGGAGTAATTGATATTGTGGAAAACAGACTGGTTGGAATGAAATCAAGAGGAATTTATGAAACACCAGGTGGAACATTGCTGATGGAAGCACTAAAAGAGCTGGAAACTTTAATTTTTGACAAGGATACATTTGAGTTTAAAAAACTTGTTTCACAAAAATATGCAAGCATAGCCTATTCTGGACAATGGTTTACACCACTTCGTGAAGGACTTGACGCATTTGTAGACGAAACTTCAAAAAATGTAAACGGTACAATAAAATTGAAATTGTACAAGGGAAGTATAAAAATCGCTGGAAGATTCACTGATTTTGCATTATATGACGAGGAAATCTCTTCATTTGGTGCAAGTGAGCTTTACAGCCATAAGGATGCGGGAGGATTTATAAAATTATTCTCACTTCCAAACAGAATTAGAGCTTATAAAAAACATAAATAAAATTAACTGGAGAATTCCTGAAAATAATAATTTTGGGAGTTCTTTTTTAATATTTCTCATTTTTTCAAAAAAGAAGCGAATCCCAAAAATTCCACTTCCAAACACAACAATCCATTTCACAAAAATTACAAATTAAAAACGATTTCCATCTCTATCTTCACAACAGACATTTCTATCGCATTTTTCATAACATCTTACTCCTTTTTCTTCCCATCTTTCATTTACTCTTTTCCAATAACTTGGACTAAACAGCTCACAGCTCACCACACTCAGTCCCAATAAAATTACAGCAAAAATTTTAAACATATTTTTCATAACATTCAACTAAATTATTTTTTGGATATTTTGATTAGTAAATATTTTTTCATATTACTCTGTTTTTTCTTTTTTATTTTCGTAGGATTGCTCATTGCCACAAATCCTACAACCTATGGCCAGACTCCGACTTTTATTTATCCAACTCCTTTCAGTCGTCAGACAGTCGTAGTTGAACAAATAAAAGCTCCGTCGGTTTATTAAAACTAAAATAACCTAAAATGTAAGCTTAGAGAATATTTTAATTAAATGATTAAAGAATAATTTTCAATTTTCAAATGAATTGACTATAACTAAAATTTATTACAAATAAAAACCAAAAAATATAGTTAAAAAATTTACAAAATAGATTTTTTATAGTACAATATACAAGAAATAGTTAAGAACAAATAGAAATTTTTAGAAACAGTAAATAGATAAGAATATTTTAAAGCAGGAGGTTTTAATGAGAATAAAAGATATGTTTGAGAAAAAGGAACATTTAATTTCCTTTGAAATTTTTCCGCCAAATAAGAATTTTTCTGAGGAGAAATTAAAGAATGTTACGGCTGAACTGGCGGAATGCAAGCCTGATTTTATCAGTGTTACGTATGGTGCAGGTGGAAAGACTAAAGGTGGGACTAT
This genomic interval carries:
- a CDS encoding peptidylprolyl isomerase; amino-acid sequence: MTVAVQSYSKEYRMKVKIITAKGDININLLPDKSPVTVANFVNLAKKGYYNGLTFHRVIENFMAQGGDPNGTGTGGPGYQFEDEVDNGLNFSKAGKLAMANAGPGTNGSQFFITTVPTEWLNGNHTIFGEVVSDTDLAVVKKLSNGDVMTKVIVEGDVDAFLKTQKSRVDSWNKTLKQNFPNKF
- a CDS encoding argininosuccinate synthase, giving the protein MTKEKVVLAYSGGLDTSIIIPWLKEHYDLEVIACCVDVGQDEDMEAVKVKAIESGASKVYVEDKKDEFVRDYAFRALRAGAVYENKYLLGTSFARPLISKALVDVAHKEGATYICHGCTGKGNDQVRFETGVFSLDPTLKIIAPWRIWDISSREDAIDYAQKKGIKISVTKEKIYSRDQNLWHISHEGGDIEGLENEHKEDIVYMMTTPPEKAPDKPTYVDITFEQGWPVKVDGKALEPVELLRKLNKVAGENGVGVIDIVENRLVGMKSRGIYETPGGTLLMEALKELETLIFDKDTFEFKKLVSQKYASIAYSGQWFTPLREGLDAFVDETSKNVNGTIKLKLYKGSIKIAGRFTDFALYDEEISSFGASELYSHKDAGGFIKLFSLPNRIRAYKKHK